The Oreochromis aureus strain Israel breed Guangdong linkage group 7, ZZ_aureus, whole genome shotgun sequence region GTGAAGTAACACATGGCTGCCAGTTTAAGGTCTGTTCAGGCTCATCTGAGGTGGAAAAACCGGCAGAAACAGAGACAGAGCGGAGACATCCACTCAGACTCGAAGAGGGATGACATTTACAGCAGTCAGTTCATGCAGTGCAGCTTTCAGTGGTTTACAACGAGGACGTTGTCCTACATACCTGGACGATAAGATGGCAAAGTCCCCACCATCAATCAGGCGGATCTTACAGAAAAGCACTCCGTTCACAAAAGGCACCGCTGTCAGCTCCTCCAGAGTGAAGTGCACCTGAAACTtgaacttcttcttcttcatgagGAAGGCCATGGTGCCCAGGTGCTGGAGGGTGCTCATGGTTGAAGATGAATAAACAACAAACACTCGGGCtttaaagaggaggaggaacaaCCTTCTTTGCTTGCAGGTTAATCATTTCTGaaacagaaagagaaggagaaagtCTCTCGCTTTCATTTACAGGTTTTTAGAACTGGAAAGATCaagtttattgatttttttccttccccaCAACACAAAAATATCCCTTAAATACAATTTATCACACTCCTAACTGACGACTATGTGATTTTAAACACTTGCAGATCTgtggatttttttaatttttgtgccTTTTCTCTAACATTATCAGACTCTCGCGGTGAAAACAGCTGCCACGCAAACACCCACACcactcctcacacacacaaagcttaCCGCTCCGACGATCAGCTGCTCCACAtacatggttaaaaaaataaaaagcgcACAACAGCACAGCTGGACACTGCTGCAGAGGACTGGGGTCTGGGTGGTTTCTCCCAACACACCAACTTTCCCCTCCTGCTGCTCACACTTCGACAGGCAGTGAGTCTCCCTGAACGTCTCACTGGGAAGTCAGGGACCGTCCGCAAAGTCTGGGCAGAGGCGCatgtgaagaggaggaggggccAAGAACGgcgttaaaaacaaacatgaagagGAAGGCCACTGGAAGGGAATGGGGGCTCTTTtggattttaattttatttatttattttgaatatttagaaaaatagaaaaaaatatagtataaaaacacagtcagaattcagattttttttcctcaaaattcTAGAAAGAAATTTCCAAAAGAtcccactttttttccttcacagaTGCTCTAATCCTAAATATAAGAACAAATCCTAAATCAAACCGTCTGAAAATTCAGTTAGATCTAATGGCTTTAACTGTGGACAGACCTGCCTCTATAAACAtgtaaaacaccaaaaaaacctgcagttcctctaatgtcctACTTGAGTGAGTGAGTTGTTCCTCCGTAGACTCCCCTGTTAAAATGTCTAGAGTTACAGTAggaataaacatttttacagcctgatacacaaACTATTTCAGTCTGTAGGAACGTATGATCATAACATCTGTACAGGGATGAATTTATTAaaaactcacctttttaaaTGACATCAGGGGCAAATCTTGCGTTGTTAGGGGTGTCACATGCAGCTGGTTCAGAGCCCAACTCccatttttttcctatatgtcACAAGTGTtatatttaaaggaaaaatgtgtTTGCACTTTTAATAAACAGCTAGGTTTGATTTAGACAAGTACATTTAGACATATAAAGATTTAAAGCTTTATAAAAGTTAACAACTTGTTGACCAGGTTTAACGCAGAAAACACCGTCCATTTGGCTATGTAATAAGCAAGGTTATTATAACCAgatgtgaaaaaacattttgactaaaataaaaataaaaactacaccTTTGAAAAAAGTAAACTATTAATATAGTAGTTTTAGTACATCAGTAGTTTGATAAAAACTTCCCTGATGAGACGTTGATGGACGTGTTTACTGAGACTCTGGATGCAAGACTGCGAGTCActgctttaaaaactgtttttattgtaataccTGTATCAACTTTCCCAAATCTTCCCTCTGACATATGCCCCCCATGCAATAATACTAACACAGAAACTAATTAAACTAAATACAAAACTGTGGTTTGCCTCGTGCCCTCTTTGCTTCAGGAAACGAAGACGCCGTCTTAAAAAAATCGATTAAAAACTGATAAATATCTATAAATATGGATCTCATCTTATGGTGTCAGCGGCCAACAGGGTCGAGGAGCTATTGCCGATGTTTGCTCTAAACTCAGGAATACTCATAGTAAAATGTGCTTTACTGGGCTTTTTTAGATACCGCTCTTTGTTAGGGACAGGTCACATGactggaaaaggaaaaagaggttCAGCAAACAACCCTAAGTAGAAATGATGAACTATAAAGTAATAATACTTTAATTATTTCAGGAATAACTGATTTGTTAAgggtttttaaatgaaaacatcaaATTAAACTCCAGTACACCCTGCAGTACTACAGTGTCCTCATTTGTGAAAGTTAATCTGATACTGATACTAAAAGACGGATTTCCTTCCTTTCACCCTCTCAGGACCTCAAACGTCACTGCTCACACACCTGTAATGAAACTCTGACTTACACTGACCTCTGCTGGCTGGTTGTAAGCACTACAgccagcagaaaaaaacatcctGCTCTGTTTATTTCCATTTCCATCTTTCAAACTGTTGGCTTTTTTAGAGTAGGCTTCATGATTTATGTTTCATAGTTAGCTTTATTTAGTATATATCGAAACATCCACCCAGAATCCAGTTTTCCAGCCTGAAGGCACGCCTTCAAGagcttgtcattttattgaACATTCAACGAGTTTTGCACCATGAAATCATCCCCCAGTGTGAGACCATCATTGCTGAGGTCTGCTGTGAAGTCCTCTGAGGCATCTGATAGTGAACAATCAGAGGAAATGAACTGTGGTGCACGCCATCACGATCACCTCCCTCAAACATTTGGACGCACTGGACAAGATCCATCACACACTGTAGAGTAACAGTACAGGAGGAACATAAGAGCACTGCAGCGGATGGAAGCTCCGAAAACAATTTAGAGCTGCACAAGAAGACGATACCAAGAGATGAGTGGAACTTTGGACGTGTTTCAAGTATTTTATAGAAAGCCTGCTCTCTATGACATGATACAGATCTAACAGTAGAAAAAACTGTGTGAAAATAAGTGTTTACAACTTTTGACTCATGGGGATCATTGGTTCACACACTGACTTCTTTTACCATGTTTAACATGAACATCTGCCCCTGGGACAGGAGAGATGTGACAGGACATAAAGAGTTTGGCCTCTTTTTCACTTTATTCAGGTCTGAACACATGCTGGTTAAAGTGCAGATCACGGACAAACCTGGCTCGCCACGGTCTAAAAAAACCAACCCGTTAATTTTCCATCAGGCTGACGAAATAGTTGCATAAAAAGGTCAGAAAACCAGATTCAGGGTATTAAATAACATGAAGTCgtggcaaaaaataaaaataatagttCTCCATTGCTTCTGTACATGTTCTTCATAAGGCATAATTGCAATCATGGttcacacacgtgcacacacacacacacacacacacacacacacacacacacacacacacacacacacaagcacgcacAGAGTCTACTGCGCCTCCTCAGCCTGTTGTGTAGGAAGTGGAGGTGTTTTGGGCCTGCTCTGCTCCTCCATTGCCGCTCCATCAATGGTTGCTCCAGTCGCCGGCGTCGCCACAGAGCTACTGGCGTTCGCCGCCTCAGACCCGCTCTGCAGAAACTTCCTCAGGTCTTTGAGAGCCGGTCGGAGCATCTGCACCAACGCGAGCAGTGCGGCCTGCGTGCCCTCCAGTGCCTGAGCTTGCCTCTCCTGGGCAAACGCCTGCGCCTCCTGGGAGCGCCGCATCATCTGCAGCAGCTCATTCTGGCCCTCCAGGTGCTGGGCAATCTGGCGGATGTGCACGTTGGTGACTCGCTGCTCCTGCAGCAGGCGGGCGGAGTTCAGAGCAATGCGGCTCTTCAGCTCCTGTGGTTTGGCCTGACTCTGAGGCGGTGGTGGGGAAGCAGAAGACGAGGCCAGCATCTCCACAGGACCCTCGACCGCGGCCACCACAGTCGGGGCGGAATCGCCCTCAGTGGTGGTGCAGTACTCCACCACGCCGCCATCCTCCAGAGTGTGGTATGTCGTCTCAGCTGGAAACAAGAAACAGTTTCAGATGTTTATTAAAAGCCTTACAAAGAACATGAAGAAGCAATTGCTCTGAATGCATGTCTGAAACATCTTTCTACTGTGCTGAAGAAATATCAGCTGAAGCGGAATTAGGGCTTGGCTGTACTGTCATGTAATACCAATCACCATCACAAGATGGCGCAGTGAATCAGTGTAACCTTTATTCGTTTAaccagacaaaaagaaaaaatttgcatttaatAGTAAAAGTTAAAATTTGACCCCTAGTGGTGATTAAATCTGTAGAGTAATTACAAAATGCACCTTTTAAAGCGCAGCAGTTCAACACCACACAGTCCAGTAGAGTTGTGATTAGAAACCCTGATGGCTCTGCAAGTGTCACGGGTAAAGTATgaacatttacaaagaaatgaaacgTACCGTGCAGCTGCTTTGAGTTGTCACAGACTGTCCCGGCACTGGCTGGAAGAGCTGAAAGACAACCAGAGGAAGAAGCTAAAGACTCAATGAAACTATCAGCAAATCTTTACaatgtagtttttattttaaaaatgtaactcTAAATTTAAGTGTTACATTTAGGGTTACATTTTTGTAATGTATTATTATATTCATATGATCAgatttcatatttacagtccaAATTagtatttaattaaaatattaataatccTAGTAATAAGGAATCACTAGGATTtaacatttattacatttttggtGTCAAATGTTGCTGTTGATTTCAGCCCACTTGGCTTTCAATAGCTAACTATGGTAGTATCCAGTCTGTCTTtattatttagatttaacattttgcatttatatttaaatgttttcataaTCATACATTATACACTATATATTATGTTTTAAAGTATCTAATAATAATAGATAAtaatttaaatttacatttaatattgagatttaacatttagaatTTAGTACATTTATGTTTGTATGCAGTTTGAATGTAATTCCTACTTTTTAGTATGTATCTCACAGATttatttaaaagatttaattAACCCTATtaacttttaaatgtaaatttaataagctattacttttttgtttacatgtaataatacatttaaaaatacttaCATTAAACATTGAGCCTGTGTCGTTATTGCGTAGTTTTAGTTATTTTGCACTTCATGTAGTATTTTGAATTTGAATGCAATATTAACCCATACTTGGAAATATTTAATTTAGACCAATTTTTACCTTTACATTTACTTTTCAGGTAGAAACATACATGTAACTAAACTATAATGCTTACGTTTACATTTAataacatttacattcactATTTTGGTCTGAATTTTCAGTGGTTTCAGAAAATACTTATAATAATTTCacactttggtttttttttagtgttacACGCGCAGTTATTTTCGGCACGCATCACTTTCCGTACATCACCGTGCGACACTCACCCTCCGTCAGAGTGACGGTGGCGGCGGCGTTGACGGTTACAGGTAAGGAGATCTCAGCATCCGAGTCTCCGGCAGGTAGGCTGATGATGGTGGCCTCTCCCAGCAGGTTACAGATCCGCTGCTGCATGGCGGTGAGGATGACGGGAACTGGAGTGCAGTCCGCGGACGTTCCCTCGATGGCAGCCCGCGCTTGGGCCACCTTCCGCCGGACCTCCGTCTTCATGTCGGACCACTTCTTCTTCACCTCGGGCAGCTCGCGCGGACAGGTGGTGACCTGGTTCACCTTTTTCAGGATGTCCATCCACGCGTTATTCTTGGCCATGTGTGTGACTCCGGCATTGAAGTGGTTAACCAGTGTGTGCTTTTGTTTCTCTATTTCTTCCACTATAATTTCCACCTCCCTCTCCGAGAaattcatttttctctttttggccACCGATGCCATAAGTGCAGAAAAGCGTCTTTACGGCAGGTAATTGTGCGTATTGTACGCAAAAATAGTAGGATTTACTCCGTTAATGTGCGCAACGTAATGGCTTCCAGAATCGGCTTCTTCTTCCTACTAACGACGCTTACGTTAGACGAAGGACGGAACCCCGCCCACTGAGACTTCCATTGGTTGAGGATCTCGCGGTCATGTGGTATTCTCTCTTACTATTGGACCAAACAAAAGCCAATCAACTCAACGAGCCAAACAAAAAGACgaagtaaaaaaagaagaaatgttaCCGTTGTCTCGCTTTTTTCCGAGTTACACTTGAGCGAAAACAACGTTTAAAAcgtaaaaaagaaaacttaaggGGAAACGTGAGCTGGGATATGACTGCTTCATCAACAGCATGGTTTTAATACTGCTGCTAAAAGGTAACAATTCTAAACACGTCTTTAAACTgaatactactactaataatcaatattataattattgtaACCTCTCATTATTTACAGCTTTCCAAGACACCATGAAATAAAAGCCTCAGAATTAcaattatattaatatataattTTCAGTGTCTTGATTTAATGATTTGACAGTGAAATGCAGAGAAGCTGTCTTGCTTGAGGTTGATCAGAGTTCTTTCCTTCAGATTGTTGTAGGTGAAACTCGCATTTTTTAATCTCTTCTTTGTTAAATAGCTCTGATATGTTAAGCTCACTCAGTCTGTTCAATGGGACTCTGCTTCCTGATCAGGGGAACAAAATCTGTTCTTCAGACTCTAAAATAAACCACTGAAAACTGAGCTGGTTCTAGAGCTACCCACCAACTTTGTTTCCATCTGCGTTTGAACAAAGAATGTTTTCCACGTGTGATAAACACAATGACAAATACACAACAGAAACAGTTTGCCCTAAGAATAAAGGAGTAAAAAAGCTAACAGAGTCTTGTGCCCCATGTTtctctttttatgtttaaacTTGTAGTTTACATGGCAACAAATACCATGTGAGTGttttggagattttttttccccaagagTCAATTCATATTTGTTAATATTGTAACAGTGCCTTATCAGAGAATTGAACCTTGGCCTCCCACATGATGTGCAGGGACCCTCATGGGGACTGTCACCAATACCGTAACAAAGAAAGGTGCTtgaaagcaaaaggaaaaactgtcaATGGGGCatgaaagacaaaataaagcaagaaaacaaagtgcaaatacaaaaaaaggtaGAAGGTAGAAGACGAAGTGcataaagaaaaaaggaggacaAGAGGCAAAACAAGAACTTAAAAATTATCATGAAACTGACACAAATCAAGCAGCTCTGAAGCTGCTTTTACGTCTCAGGGTAAAAAACTATTTGTTTCTGCACTACATGAAAAGTTTGGACTTACCTTCAgcactttatttcttttttcaaacttTTACCTTGTTTTATATTGTGCTGTTTTGTCATGGTTCCTTTGGTTTAGAAGCTTcaacctttttgtttttccccatcACTACTTTTAATGTACTATTTGTACCTCAGTATTACCCCACATCATATGTGGAACCTTGCGTgttaaaccatttttttttctttttttgcacttgtttgGCACCTTTTCATTTTCCCATTGCTTTTTTCAGTTTAGGTTTgtaagcacttttttttaaaccagctcAGTATTTTAGGTTCATACATCAGATTTCCAAAAAGACAAGGTTGACTCATCACTGCAGAGAAcatgcagtctgcatgccttGGTGCTTGACTTGATACACCTGTGGTCACGGAAataattggaacacctgaattcaatcaTTTGGATGGGTTAGTGAAAACGTTTGCAGATCAGCAGAATGTCATCTTACGTCCGTGTATCACAGCATATAGTCCAGTTTCATGTTTACTCTGATCAAATACTGAGACTCAAGGTCAAAATGACCCATGGACTCCAGCTTGCAAAACTTTGTGACTTGGAACCAACGAGGAAGCCGATGAATTTAGTGATGCAAATAAGAGAAAAGCTTTGAAGGCAACGTTATCCAGTCTGTGATCaaaaactttacattttaaaagatcATTTATTTGCAATCCAGTCAAACTTACAAACTTGAGTTTTGGccactgttacaaaaatataCTCAAACGTTGTTTATGATTAGCATCCAAAAAGTAAAATCACCTTCATACCTTGGTCACAGACAAAATAATCAAATTCAGGAAAATAAGTCAGGAAAAACTAAAACCACAAACAACCCTCTTCCCTGGAAGCAAATCTCTCGCAGTTGTGCAAATACAAAACACTTCTGTTCACTTGGAGGAAGCTGGGTCGAGGTATTTGAGAGCTCCTCCCACCAGGTAAAGGCTTCCAGTGATGAGGACCTGGATATCGCTAGCTTCGCGGAGAGAAGCAGCTTTGGCCGTGATGCTCGGTTTAACCGGGAGCGTTGTCTTGGCCTGGTCAGACAGCACTGAGTTCCTGCCATGTGTGATCCACTGGAGGGCGCTGAAGATGCACGGGAATACCAAGGTGTCCCCTCTGTTCTCAGGTAAACGAGGAAGACTGTCCTCTATCAGCAGCAGATTATCTCCGTTGTCATCCTGGTGGTTATGGAGGCGCCAGATCCTCTCGTTGTCCAAGCAGCGACTCAGCATCTCCTCCACAGACATGTCAAACTTCTTTTCCTGAACTGAGGAGGAAGAATAAGGTGAAAGAATAACTTCAAAGTTTTTGGTTCAGAATCATTCACTGGATAAAACCAGCTCTTCTTGGATAATCTCCATCTGGAAACACAGACTCCAACACAAACTCCAGACAaggaaaaactaaaaatgtGCATCAGATAGAATTAGATTACACCTGCACACCTCTGGACACTCAGATCCAGTGTCCAAACTGATTTTATATAGAACGATCTGTACAGGTGCAAAAAGATTCAGCGAACTCACTATTGGAAGTGCCAACTTCAGCGATGCATGGGCAGAACACAGCAAAGTCAAAGTGGCACGGCTGGAAAGAAAcaagaaatagtaaaaaaaaattgttttacaACTCTATAAGTACAATCACGTCCATGCCAACATACCCACAAATGCATTCAGGTTCAAAAAACTACTCACAACCAGGAGTTTAAGGAAAGCACCTGCGTCTCTCTCTCCTGTAACGTTGAACAGTAAAACTCTGGCCACAGGGCcactaaaacacaaacacatcaaaGTGTCACATCACATAGCATTTGATGTAAAAATATTCCTGTAGATCCACCAACAACTGGAACACACTCTCTGGTCCATTTTGTTAACAACGGGGACCGGGCTAAACGTTTAATTAAAAATTCTTACACATCTTTTTTTTAGCTCACCTGGCGTTCCTCTCGTGCTCAGCTGCAGTCTCTCTAAACCACTGAGCACAGGCCTGGATGCTGTGTAGGGTGTGAGCTCCATCCAGGAAGTAGGTGACCGCTCCACGTTTTAGGGTCTGGCTCCTGCCGGGCCACTCGGTATCTGCCAACCCTGAGAGTAAACACATTCACTGTTACCTCAGCTGGCCTCGGCTGGGTCCTGTTGTTGTCTGATTGGCTCTGCGGAACTCACCTTTCACCATCATGGGGCTGGGAGTGAAGGCAGTCGCCTGAAGCATCCTGCTGTTGTTAACAGTGATGTAgggtaagctgttatctgttcaGAGAGGGTCGGTACATTGAAGGTACACTGACCAAAGCTTGCAGTtgttatttgcattattttgtaatatttattaatttatttttggacaTATATTTAAACATAAGCCCAACCTGGTAGACCCCTCATCTGAAGCCAGGTGTGACTCAGCTGGAGGGCGAGGGAGGCGTTGGAGCGCTGGTGCTGTCCTGCAAGGCCCAGGTGCAAAGGTTTACATTCCGCCTGGTAGTCCTCCAGCTGTGGACACATCCACAGTGGACAC contains the following coding sequences:
- the naif1 gene encoding nuclear apoptosis-inducing factor 1 isoform X2, encoding MASVAKKRKMNFSEREVEIIVEEIEKQKHTLVNHFNAGVTHMAKNNAWMDILKKVNQVTTCPRELPEVKKKWSDMKTEVRRKVAQARAAIEGTSADCTPVPVILTAMQQRICNLLGEATIISLPAGDSDAEISLPVTVNAAATVTLTEAETTYHTLEDGGVVEYCTTTEGDSAPTVVAAVEGPVEMLASSSASPPPPQSQAKPQELKSRIALNSARLLQEQRVTNVHIRQIAQHLEGQNELLQMMRRSQEAQAFAQERQAQALEGTQAALLALVQMLRPALKDLRKFLQSGSEAANASSSVATPATGATIDGAAMEEQSRPKTPPLPTQQAEEAQ
- the naif1 gene encoding nuclear apoptosis-inducing factor 1 isoform X1, which codes for MASVAKKRKMNFSEREVEIIVEEIEKQKHTLVNHFNAGVTHMAKNNAWMDILKKVNQVTTCPRELPEVKKKWSDMKTEVRRKVAQARAAIEGTSADCTPVPVILTAMQQRICNLLGEATIISLPAGDSDAEISLPVTVNAAATVTLTEALPASAGTVCDNSKQLHAETTYHTLEDGGVVEYCTTTEGDSAPTVVAAVEGPVEMLASSSASPPPPQSQAKPQELKSRIALNSARLLQEQRVTNVHIRQIAQHLEGQNELLQMMRRSQEAQAFAQERQAQALEGTQAALLALVQMLRPALKDLRKFLQSGSEAANASSSVATPATGATIDGAAMEEQSRPKTPPLPTQQAEEAQ
- the LOC116334143 gene encoding folylpolyglutamate synthase, mitochondrial-like; translation: MDTEMDAIATLNTLQVYAAALKELRSKCHLQLKTMRGFLERAGLTVDELDRLNIIHVTGTKGKGSTCAFTEQILRNCGFRTGFFSSPHLVQVTERIRINGQPIGKELFTKYFWQIYRRLDETKDANGGTMPTYFGILTILAFHIFLQEKVDLAVIEVGIGGAYDNTNIIRRPWVCGISFLDIDHTDILGDTIEKIAWHKAGIFKPGVPAFTIRQPEGAMPVLEQRAKEIGCPLWMCPQLEDYQAECKPLHLGLAGQHQRSNASLALQLSHTWLQMRGLPDNSLPYITVNNSRMLQATAFTPSPMMVKGLADTEWPGRSQTLKRGAVTYFLDGAHTLHSIQACAQWFRETAAEHERNASGPVARVLLFNVTGERDAGAFLKLLVPCHFDFAVFCPCIAEVGTSNIQEKKFDMSVEEMLSRCLDNERIWRLHNHQDDNGDNLLLIEDSLPRLPENRGDTLVFPCIFSALQWITHGRNSVLSDQAKTTLPVKPSITAKAASLREASDIQVLITGSLYLVGGALKYLDPASSK